The following are encoded together in the Parabacteroides chongii genome:
- a CDS encoding alpha-L-fucosidase — protein sequence MRYLFIIIIVLFSACSPNPVQTSKEGTAISVPENASREKIIELSTEVRPSYRQLDYQEREMLGFIHIGMNTFTGREWGTGTEDPAIFNPSELNAEKWVKTFKDAGITGVILVAKHHDGFCTWPSKFTNHSVANSPWREGKGDLVKEVSEACKKLDMKFCIYLSPWDMHEPTYGTNAYNDYYVNQIEELLKNYGPVYLLWFDGAGVNSSVSGKNMDFDWERIFQKAREIQPDILLSGAAPDIRWVGNEAGQGRETEWSVQGIDEENLLFGGEVKGLHATAENLGSIDDLTGKKRLVWYPSRGGLPLRKGWFYNSNDDNTTKSLEYLVNSYFSTIGQNSNLLPNLSPDKTGQIPEKDANRLIEFGKIITKMKEIDFAKNAEAIAVSGWEKNSKTGVLTDDDPFTSWQTPKGITNAEVEIKLKQAKLLNIIKLQENIRDYGQRVEAFEIEAWIDNKWIKIAHSTTIGFRKMIRLSEPIYTDRFRIRILNSRISVSLGNISMYYLPPIPKENTTNINPQPLKNDGWTISSYGVKENNGPITSIIDNNPSSIFEGTIEKIPAGFIIQLNKEYKLKTFSYIPDKTLNAGHIEEYAISFSLDGEKWENPVTKGRFGNIVNNPVEQVVSFKSHKAKFVKIEILKTTSDTISIPELNWFE from the coding sequence ATGAGATATTTATTCATTATAATTATAGTTTTATTCAGTGCCTGCTCTCCTAATCCGGTTCAGACCTCCAAAGAAGGTACAGCTATTTCTGTTCCCGAAAACGCTTCACGTGAAAAAATCATCGAATTATCAACAGAGGTACGCCCCTCGTACAGACAATTAGACTATCAGGAACGTGAAATGCTCGGTTTTATACATATCGGAATGAATACATTCACAGGACGTGAATGGGGTACCGGAACAGAAGATCCTGCCATATTCAACCCTTCTGAGCTAAATGCAGAAAAATGGGTAAAAACATTCAAAGATGCAGGTATAACCGGAGTCATATTAGTAGCCAAACACCATGACGGATTTTGTACATGGCCCAGTAAATTTACTAACCATTCTGTTGCAAACTCTCCATGGCGTGAAGGAAAAGGAGATCTAGTAAAAGAAGTATCGGAAGCATGCAAAAAGCTCGACATGAAGTTTTGTATTTATCTATCTCCCTGGGATATGCATGAACCCACCTATGGTACAAATGCTTACAATGATTATTATGTAAACCAGATAGAAGAGTTATTAAAGAACTATGGTCCAGTTTACTTGCTTTGGTTTGATGGAGCAGGAGTTAATAGTAGCGTGAGTGGAAAAAATATGGACTTTGATTGGGAACGTATTTTCCAAAAAGCACGAGAAATACAACCAGACATTTTACTATCCGGAGCAGCTCCTGATATACGATGGGTAGGTAATGAAGCCGGGCAAGGACGTGAAACCGAATGGTCTGTACAAGGAATAGATGAGGAAAATCTTTTGTTTGGAGGAGAAGTAAAAGGGCTTCATGCAACAGCTGAAAATCTGGGAAGCATAGATGATCTAACAGGAAAAAAAAGACTTGTATGGTATCCATCAAGAGGTGGACTTCCTCTTAGAAAAGGATGGTTTTACAATTCGAATGATGATAACACAACAAAATCTTTGGAATACCTCGTAAATAGCTATTTCTCTACCATTGGACAAAACTCAAATCTTCTACCTAATTTGTCACCGGATAAAACTGGACAAATCCCAGAAAAAGATGCAAACAGATTAATCGAATTTGGTAAAATCATTACCAAAATGAAAGAAATAGATTTTGCTAAAAATGCTGAAGCTATCGCTGTGTCTGGATGGGAAAAGAATTCAAAAACAGGTGTTTTAACAGATGATGATCCTTTTACATCCTGGCAAACTCCAAAAGGAATAACTAATGCTGAAGTTGAAATAAAATTAAAACAAGCTAAACTACTTAATATCATCAAACTACAAGAAAACATCCGAGACTATGGACAAAGAGTTGAAGCCTTTGAAATTGAAGCTTGGATAGATAATAAATGGATAAAAATAGCTCATAGCACAACTATTGGATTCCGTAAAATGATTCGTTTGTCAGAGCCTATTTATACTGACCGTTTTCGTATTCGCATTCTCAATAGTAGAATATCTGTTTCATTAGGGAATATTTCTATGTACTACCTTCCACCTATTCCCAAGGAAAATACGACCAACATCAATCCACAACCACTGAAAAATGATGGTTGGACAATTTCTTCTTATGGAGTAAAAGAAAATAACGGCCCAATAACTTCTATTATAGACAACAATCCCAGTAGTATTTTTGAAGGAACTATCGAAAAAATTCCTGCTGGATTTATCATACAGTTAAATAAAGAGTATAAACTGAAAACTTTTTCATATATTCCAGATAAAACCCTAAATGCTGGACATATAGAAGAATATGCCATTTCTTTTAGTCTAGATGGTGAAAAATGGGAAAACCCGGTCACAAAAGGTCGTTTTGGCAATATTGTCAACAATCCTGTTGAACAAGTTGTATCATTCAAATCCCATAAAGCAAAATTTGTCAAGATCGAGATCCTAAAAACAACATCAGATACGATATCAATACCTGAATTGAACTGGTTTGAATAA
- a CDS encoding toprim domain-containing protein, with protein MNIQEVKNIRIADYLQSLGYTPVKQQGNSLWYKSPLREEKDASFKVNTELNKWYDFGLGKGGNIIALAEELYATDYVPYLLNKIAERVPHIRPVSFSFRQQSSEPSFHQLEVGELTHPALLRYLQERGINTDLARLECKELHFIHNGKPYFAIGFPNVAGGFEVRNRFFKGCIAPKDISHICQQGEPREKCLVFEGMMDYLSFLTLRMRNCPIIPNLDGQDYIILNSIANVSKAIDVLHRYERIHCLFDNDEAGRNAYLDLAREFSGRICDFSDNYNGHKDLNAYLCDKPMSQSEKPITEKKQVQSARRMIQPPKKKGLKM; from the coding sequence ATGAACATACAGGAAGTAAAGAACATACGCATTGCAGACTATCTGCAAAGTTTGGGCTATACGCCCGTCAAACAACAAGGCAACAGCCTTTGGTACAAATCACCGTTGAGAGAAGAAAAGGATGCCTCTTTCAAGGTAAACACCGAGCTTAACAAGTGGTACGATTTCGGACTTGGCAAGGGCGGCAACATCATCGCATTGGCAGAGGAACTATACGCAACCGACTATGTGCCTTACTTGCTCAATAAGATAGCGGAGCGAGTACCGCACATCCGTCCCGTATCTTTCTCTTTTCGCCAGCAGTCATCCGAACCGAGTTTCCACCAGTTAGAGGTGGGAGAACTTACCCATCCTGCATTGCTCCGTTACTTGCAGGAAAGGGGCATAAACACCGACTTGGCAAGATTGGAATGTAAGGAACTGCACTTCATCCATAACGGCAAGCCCTATTTCGCCATCGGCTTCCCGAATGTGGCTGGAGGGTTTGAAGTGCGCAACCGTTTCTTCAAGGGCTGCATCGCACCGAAGGACATCAGCCATATATGCCAGCAGGGAGAACCGAGAGAAAAATGCCTAGTGTTCGAGGGTATGATGGACTACCTGTCATTTCTTACGTTGCGGATGAGGAACTGCCCGATCATACCCAACCTTGATGGGCAGGATTACATCATCCTTAATTCGATTGCCAATGTTTCCAAAGCCATAGACGTGCTGCATAGGTACGAGCGCATCCATTGCCTGTTTGACAATGACGAGGCAGGAAGAAATGCCTACTTGGACTTGGCGAGAGAGTTCAGTGGTCGCATCTGCGACTTCTCCGACAACTACAACGGACACAAAGACCTGAACGCTTACCTGTGCGACAAGCCCATGTCCCAATCGGAAAAACCGATAACGGAGAAGAAGCAAGTCCAATCCGCAAGGCGGATGATACAGCCACCGAAAAAGAAAGGGTTGAAGATGTAA
- a CDS encoding RNA polymerase sigma-70 factor, translated as MENQLNFEQLYITYSPKMKRFALEYIQSEEDAENIVHDVFMEAWEHREVLSYHINILAFLFTAIKNKCIDYLRHKIVVRETSDQLKEEYRLTMQMKFDSLEIFDHNMFNEKDIETILNNAILSLPERCREIFIKSKIEGKKQKEVALELNISVNTVETQIGIAYKKLREELKDYFPLLLFLCSL; from the coding sequence ATGGAAAATCAATTGAACTTTGAGCAGCTATACATCACCTATTCCCCAAAAATGAAACGATTTGCCCTGGAATATATTCAATCGGAAGAAGATGCGGAAAACATTGTCCATGATGTTTTTATGGAGGCTTGGGAACACAGAGAGGTCCTTTCCTATCACATAAATATTCTGGCATTTCTTTTCACTGCAATAAAAAACAAGTGTATCGATTATCTGCGCCATAAAATAGTCGTAAGAGAAACTTCAGACCAGCTCAAAGAAGAATATCGGCTGACCATGCAGATGAAGTTCGACTCATTGGAAATATTTGACCATAATATGTTTAATGAAAAAGATATCGAAACCATTCTGAATAATGCCATTCTTTCACTGCCGGAAAGATGTCGGGAAATCTTTATCAAAAGCAAGATTGAAGGGAAAAAGCAGAAAGAGGTTGCCCTGGAATTAAACATTTCTGTCAACACTGTTGAAACTCAAATCGGCATCGCTTATAAAAAGTTACGGGAAGAGTTGAAAGACTACTTTCCCTTACTACTTTTTCTTTGCAGTTTATAA
- a CDS encoding LysE family translocator: MLGLISKGIVIGILVSAPMGPIGMLCIQRTLNKGRWHGFVTGLGAALSDVIYATLTCLGMGVVVNFVEANQAPLQLMGSIVLGLFGYYIYQSNPVKNLKKQREKKLSFTQDFITAFLLTFSNVLIVLLYIGLFARFGFVLPDHSVWMLLGGIACIGVGAVLWWFGITYIVAKLKKWFNVRGIWLLNRIVGTVIIVLAIVGVLSVLLTSYFHLPLLQIYN, translated from the coding sequence ATGCTGGGACTTATTAGTAAAGGAATTGTGATAGGCATACTCGTATCAGCCCCTATGGGTCCGATCGGAATGCTGTGTATACAAAGAACATTGAATAAAGGACGCTGGCACGGATTCGTTACCGGTCTGGGAGCAGCCCTATCAGATGTCATATACGCAACTCTTACCTGTTTGGGCATGGGAGTTGTCGTTAATTTCGTAGAAGCCAACCAGGCTCCTCTCCAGCTAATGGGCAGTATTGTCTTAGGACTTTTCGGTTACTATATATACCAATCCAATCCTGTAAAAAACTTAAAAAAGCAACGTGAAAAAAAGTTATCGTTCACACAGGATTTTATTACAGCTTTTCTTCTTACCTTTAGCAACGTTTTAATCGTGCTTCTATATATAGGCTTGTTTGCACGCTTTGGATTTGTGCTACCAGATCATTCCGTTTGGATGTTATTGGGGGGGATTGCATGCATTGGTGTAGGTGCCGTCTTATGGTGGTTCGGAATCACATATATAGTTGCCAAATTGAAAAAATGGTTTAATGTACGAGGAATATGGTTATTGAATCGGATTGTAGGGACAGTCATCATTGTTTTGGCTATTGTAGGAGTATTATCCGTGCTCCTCACCTCATATTTCCATTTGCCGTTGCTCCAAATCTATAATTAA
- a CDS encoding FecR family protein translates to MNEQIKKYFQGELTSYERLELLRAVKENESLKKDFIQLQNLHALFSITPQKDDEKAGISFYKKFRHYKKKHIIRKTILRYASYAAVIICMLTGSWFGSYYYNESLSSVNPNKLYVPSGQRACVTLNDGTDVWLNAGSTLLYPAEFKGKERRVTLIGEAFFDIAKDRDKPFIVSTKGIDIKAVGTKFNVYCYPKTNYVCASLIEGSILVYEPEKETQNIRLNPNEQVYYQNGVMRVQKIKNPSDFLWKDGIYNFENEPFGDIAKRLELYYDINIIVSDTSLEAREYTGKFRQLDGVDEILRIIQKIHKFKIKKEPEKNTIIISR, encoded by the coding sequence ATGAACGAACAAATAAAGAAATATTTCCAGGGAGAACTGACTTCGTATGAACGGTTAGAGCTTTTGCGTGCGGTAAAAGAGAATGAATCACTAAAAAAAGATTTTATCCAACTGCAGAACTTACACGCATTGTTCAGTATCACACCCCAAAAAGATGACGAAAAAGCAGGCATCAGCTTCTACAAGAAATTCCGACATTATAAGAAAAAACATATAATACGAAAAACAATTTTACGGTATGCCAGCTACGCCGCCGTAATTATATGTATGCTTACTGGAAGCTGGTTCGGTTCCTACTACTACAATGAATCGCTATCCTCCGTCAATCCCAATAAATTATATGTACCTTCAGGACAAAGGGCTTGTGTCACATTGAATGACGGGACAGATGTCTGGTTAAATGCCGGATCAACCCTTCTGTACCCGGCTGAATTCAAAGGGAAAGAAAGAAGAGTCACTCTTATAGGAGAAGCATTCTTTGATATCGCCAAAGATAGGGACAAGCCATTCATAGTATCTACAAAAGGGATAGACATCAAGGCTGTAGGGACTAAATTCAATGTCTACTGTTATCCGAAAACAAATTATGTGTGTGCTAGTTTAATAGAAGGCTCCATTCTTGTTTATGAACCGGAAAAAGAAACACAAAATATCAGATTAAATCCAAATGAACAGGTCTATTACCAAAATGGTGTCATGCGGGTTCAAAAAATAAAGAACCCGTCAGACTTTCTCTGGAAAGATGGAATATACAATTTTGAAAACGAACCTTTCGGAGACATAGCAAAAAGATTGGAACTGTATTACGACATAAACATCATAGTCAGCGACACTTCTTTGGAAGCCAGGGAATATACCGGTAAATTCCGTCAGCTGGACGGAGTCGATGAGATTCTACGAATCATCCAAAAAATACATAAATTCAAAATAAAGAAAGAACCGGAAAAGAATACAATTATAATTTCCAGGTGA
- a CDS encoding DUF262 domain-containing protein yields the protein MSDTKLLSLSEIFNNKIFRIPDFQRGYSWEERQLDDFWEDIQNLSPNKIHYIGLLTVEPINANEVSNIEKWKDDLWLLKKGLSAYYVIDGQQRLTTLIILLHEILCTFNDNEGINYGQKSEWIDRFLYRSYNQLYKSFVFGYEKDNPSDEYFKTKILEQESSAADKYPETLYTANLMFAKEYFKNRLKSLSKEDKEAIFDKVINRLKFNYYEIDDSLDVYVTFETMNNRGKDLSHLELLKNRLIYLSTLLHEDDETKGRLRTDINETWKTIYEYLGKNKDNPLDDDDFLFNHWIMYFTYDRSQSDVYAEFLLKKKFTAKNVLSGNISIKDIKNYIDSLSKCVKQWFYIFNIQYSNHSDRIKEHIQKLERVGWGAFPPMIMAVFTKETNEDLIWNFLDACERFNFLVFAVSHRSSNTQNSNLYRKTREYYMGQLDIETITADIDFLTDGEDDENYYGWFDLERFKNHIKELFSKNDREGFYSWSGLRYFLYEYELYLQDNANMKVSWEDFNKRKKEDTIEHIYPQSPNDIYWKNRFGHLKPSEKRQYLNSLGNLLLLNRSKNSKLQNYDFDKKKCLLNKDGKEIGYYNGSYSEIEVSKHKEWTPDEIKKRGLLMLQFMEERWKFSFDNWNISKEDILFP from the coding sequence ATGAGCGATACAAAGCTTTTGTCATTATCAGAAATATTCAACAATAAAATTTTTCGTATTCCTGATTTTCAACGTGGCTATTCTTGGGAAGAACGCCAGTTAGATGACTTTTGGGAAGATATCCAAAACCTTAGCCCCAATAAAATACATTATATTGGATTATTGACAGTAGAACCAATAAATGCAAATGAGGTATCCAATATCGAAAAATGGAAAGATGATTTATGGCTTCTCAAAAAGGGGCTGTCCGCATATTATGTAATAGATGGACAGCAGAGATTGACTACTTTAATTATCTTATTGCATGAAATTTTATGTACGTTTAATGACAATGAAGGCATTAATTACGGACAAAAGAGTGAATGGATAGACCGTTTTTTGTATCGTTCTTACAACCAGCTATATAAGTCTTTTGTATTTGGATATGAAAAGGATAATCCAAGCGATGAGTATTTCAAGACAAAGATTTTAGAACAAGAATCCTCTGCTGCAGACAAGTATCCCGAAACATTGTATACAGCAAATCTTATGTTTGCAAAAGAATATTTCAAAAATAGACTTAAGTCATTGAGTAAAGAGGATAAAGAAGCTATCTTTGATAAGGTAATAAACAGGTTGAAATTCAATTATTATGAAATAGATGACTCATTAGATGTATATGTAACATTTGAGACAATGAACAATAGAGGAAAAGATTTGTCTCATTTGGAACTACTAAAAAACCGTCTAATATATTTGTCCACTTTATTACATGAAGATGATGAAACAAAAGGACGATTAAGAACAGATATTAATGAAACATGGAAAACCATATATGAATATTTAGGTAAAAACAAAGATAATCCATTAGATGATGATGACTTCTTGTTTAATCATTGGATAATGTATTTCACATACGATAGAAGTCAATCTGATGTGTATGCCGAGTTTTTACTTAAGAAAAAATTCACCGCAAAAAATGTATTAAGTGGGAATATCTCAATTAAAGATATAAAAAATTATATCGACAGCCTATCTAAGTGTGTAAAACAATGGTTCTACATATTTAACATCCAATATTCTAACCATTCAGATAGAATAAAAGAGCACATTCAGAAGTTAGAACGAGTTGGCTGGGGTGCTTTCCCTCCAATGATAATGGCTGTATTTACCAAAGAAACCAATGAGGATTTAATTTGGAATTTTTTAGATGCTTGTGAAAGATTCAATTTCTTGGTTTTTGCTGTATCACACCGTTCTTCAAATACGCAAAATAGCAATCTTTACAGAAAGACAAGAGAGTATTATATGGGACAGTTGGATATAGAAACAATTACGGCAGATATTGACTTTTTGACGGATGGGGAAGACGATGAAAACTATTATGGATGGTTTGATTTGGAAAGATTCAAAAATCATATAAAAGAACTATTCTCAAAAAATGATAGAGAAGGCTTTTATTCATGGAGCGGACTTAGGTATTTTCTCTATGAATATGAATTGTACCTACAAGACAATGCTAATATGAAAGTCTCTTGGGAGGACTTTAACAAGAGAAAGAAAGAGGATACAATTGAACACATATACCCACAATCACCTAATGATATTTATTGGAAAAATCGTTTTGGGCATCTTAAACCTTCAGAAAAACGTCAGTATTTGAATTCTTTGGGAAATCTATTACTATTAAATCGTTCTAAAAATTCAAAGTTGCAGAATTACGATTTTGACAAAAAGAAATGTCTGCTAAACAAAGACGGAAAAGAAATAGGATACTATAATGGCTCGTATAGTGAAATTGAAGTTTCTAAACATAAAGAATGGACTCCAGATGAAATAAAGAAGCGTGGTTTGTTGATGCTGCAATTTATGGAGGAACGGTGGAAATTTAGTTTTGATAATTGGAATATATCAAAAGAGGATATTCTATTTCCTTAA
- a CDS encoding carbohydrate-binding family 9-like protein: MKKLKVPYLVTLDVLDLSSAGYLLESKAQREYIDVINWEEYPYKPIVAFDIARTDTNLYIRYFVKGNSLKAVHSTDGSPVYTDSCVEFFMKTIEDHNYMNFEFNCIGTCDAARRQSRDIKRSLNSDEYASIRRYSTLEHKPFAEKKGVYSWELVVAIPFQLMGLDPNNLPEKILGNFYKCADDTEFPHFVSWSPIDVPAPDFHRPEFFGEIYL, from the coding sequence ATGAAGAAGCTTAAAGTACCGTATTTAGTGACGCTGGATGTACTGGATTTATCATCCGCAGGATATCTGCTGGAGAGTAAGGCCCAGCGAGAGTATATCGATGTGATCAATTGGGAAGAATATCCTTACAAACCAATTGTAGCCTTTGATATTGCTCGAACAGACACGAATTTATATATTCGTTATTTTGTAAAAGGCAATTCCCTGAAAGCTGTACACAGCACAGACGGATCACCTGTTTATACCGATAGTTGTGTAGAGTTTTTTATGAAAACCATAGAAGATCACAACTATATGAATTTTGAATTCAATTGTATCGGCACCTGTGATGCAGCACGCCGCCAATCACGCGATATCAAAAGATCGCTGAACTCCGACGAGTATGCATCCATCCGCAGATATTCCACATTGGAGCACAAACCGTTTGCCGAGAAGAAAGGGGTATACTCCTGGGAACTGGTAGTTGCCATCCCATTCCAGCTGATGGGGCTCGATCCGAATAACCTGCCGGAAAAAATACTGGGTAACTTCTATAAATGCGCAGACGATACAGAATTTCCGCATTTCGTAAGTTGGAGTCCGATCGATGTTCCGGCACCGGATTTCCATCGTCCGGAGTTTTTCGGGGAGATTTACTTATAA
- a CDS encoding RagB/SusD family nutrient uptake outer membrane protein, translating into MKYRNFYIVYILASFLFNTSCNLDRNPLDNFAENEFWTSEENALIALTGIYRGNTLFNSEEYSPTDFWSYSGVLFLEFASDNAYDRRGNNSGFFQMVNGNFTANNGFISNYWSNAYAKISRCNRFLEGIDQIPASQETVNRFKSEARFIRAVQYFYLSQYFQDVPLVTSVLTKEEANNVKKASKQEIISFIEKEFKEAAEYLPAWKELQASEIGRASQQAAYAFLGRTYLAEKQYKEAANTFLQIINMGENKIEDNYNEVFYPAQKGSPEIIIGAQYLTDLAGCGLPQHAYPVKDLGWCIINPLGSLFEAYQFTDGSNFSYESPLYDKNNLGKNRDPRLDYTIYYDGATFKGTTYSSHPDRGGVDATQSGQTTQTGFMMRKYFDESYNGDLRRYGVNLPIIRYPEILLSYLEAKLEGGEPIDRSLLDLTINAVRGRSSVNMPPVTETNPDKLRPILRNERRVEFAMEGIRYWDLLRWGIAHEVLQGKIYGAPFPGRSKVDGDNNQDKYGRWYVNKWNFRQQDYKWPIPQSEQNINPNLR; encoded by the coding sequence ATGAAATATAGAAATTTTTATATCGTATACATATTGGCGTCTTTCTTATTTAACACGTCATGTAACTTAGACCGCAACCCTTTGGATAATTTCGCGGAAAATGAATTTTGGACTAGCGAAGAAAACGCATTAATAGCACTGACCGGAATATACAGAGGTAACACTCTTTTTAATTCAGAAGAGTATAGTCCAACAGACTTTTGGTCATATAGCGGTGTGCTCTTTTTAGAGTTCGCCAGCGATAATGCCTACGATCGTCGTGGAAACAATTCAGGTTTTTTTCAAATGGTTAATGGTAACTTCACTGCAAATAATGGATTTATTTCCAATTATTGGAGTAATGCTTATGCTAAAATATCTCGTTGTAATCGTTTCCTGGAGGGAATTGATCAGATTCCAGCTTCTCAAGAAACAGTAAACCGATTTAAATCGGAGGCCCGTTTTATAAGAGCTGTACAATATTTCTATTTGTCACAGTATTTCCAAGATGTACCATTGGTCACTTCTGTCCTAACGAAAGAAGAAGCCAATAATGTGAAAAAAGCTTCTAAACAAGAAATCATTTCGTTCATTGAAAAAGAATTTAAAGAAGCTGCTGAATATCTACCAGCTTGGAAAGAACTTCAAGCATCAGAGATAGGACGTGCATCTCAACAAGCTGCTTATGCATTTTTAGGGCGAACCTATCTAGCAGAAAAACAATATAAAGAAGCAGCAAACACATTCCTTCAAATTATAAATATGGGAGAAAACAAGATAGAAGACAATTATAATGAAGTCTTTTATCCAGCTCAAAAAGGTAGTCCGGAAATTATCATTGGAGCACAATATCTAACAGACCTTGCAGGTTGTGGTTTACCTCAGCACGCTTATCCTGTAAAAGATCTGGGATGGTGCATTATTAACCCTTTAGGGAGTTTGTTTGAAGCTTATCAATTTACGGATGGATCTAATTTCAGCTATGAAAGTCCCTTATATGATAAGAATAATTTAGGAAAAAATAGAGATCCACGATTAGACTACACAATCTATTACGACGGTGCGACATTCAAAGGAACCACTTACAGCTCACATCCGGATCGCGGTGGAGTAGACGCAACACAAAGCGGACAAACAACCCAAACAGGATTTATGATGCGAAAATATTTCGATGAGTCATATAATGGAGACCTCCGAAGATATGGGGTTAACCTCCCAATCATTCGGTATCCGGAAATTCTGTTAAGTTACCTAGAAGCAAAATTGGAAGGAGGAGAGCCTATTGATCGTTCACTACTCGACCTAACAATCAATGCAGTTCGTGGTCGTTCTTCAGTAAATATGCCTCCTGTCACCGAAACAAATCCGGATAAGTTGCGCCCGATCCTCCGCAACGAGCGTCGTGTAGAATTTGCCATGGAAGGCATTCGCTATTGGGACCTACTCCGCTGGGGGATAGCACATGAAGTATTGCAAGGTAAAATATACGGTGCACCTTTCCCAGGACGCAGCAAAGTAGATGGTGATAATAATCAAGACAAATATGGCCGATGGTATGTCAACAAATGGAATTTCCGTCAGCAAGACTACAAATGGCCAATACCGCAATCCGAGCAAAACATTAATCCCAATTTAAGATAG
- a CDS encoding DUF6249 domain-containing protein, translated as MMNFIMIPLIIGIICAGIYGLFELFVRKKERLAIIEKIGDKLEPSAFDAKIGLPRLSTNLSFSSLKAGCLLVGIGLGILFGFFLSISTVACDNYEMRSAVYGASVLLFGGLGLIVAFILEMKLSKDKDK; from the coding sequence ATGATGAATTTTATAATGATTCCGCTTATTATCGGAATAATTTGTGCCGGTATTTATGGTTTGTTTGAATTGTTTGTACGGAAGAAAGAACGTTTGGCTATTATTGAGAAGATAGGAGATAAGCTGGAACCTTCTGCCTTTGATGCTAAAATAGGTTTGCCCCGTTTGAGTACTAATTTATCTTTTAGCTCGTTAAAAGCTGGCTGCCTGTTGGTTGGAATCGGCTTGGGTATATTGTTCGGATTCTTCTTGTCGATATCTACGGTGGCATGTGATAATTATGAAATGCGAAGTGCTGTGTATGGAGCATCGGTTCTGCTATTTGGCGGTCTCGGACTAATTGTTGCTTTTATTTTAGAAATGAAACTTTCGAAGGACAAAGATAAATAA